The Macaca thibetana thibetana isolate TM-01 chromosome 19, ASM2454274v1, whole genome shotgun sequence genome has a segment encoding these proteins:
- the CIRBP gene encoding cold-inducible RNA-binding protein isoform X3: MQHLLLSSGDSRVPGPFPSFRKQEAASPASTQAAMASDEGKLFVGGLSFDTNEQSLEQVFSKYGQISEVVVVKDRETQRSRGFGFVTFENIDDAKDAMMAMNGKSVDGRQIRVDQAGKSSDNRSRGYRGGSAGGRGFFRGGRGRGRGFSRGGGDRGYGGNRFESRSGGYGGSRDYYSSRSQSGGYSDRSSGGSYRDSYDSYATHNE; the protein is encoded by the exons ATGCAGCATCTGTTGCTAAGCAGTGGGGACTCCAGAGTCCCCGGACCTTTTCCCAGTTTCAGAAAGCAGGAGGCTGCATCCCCAGCCTCCACGCAG GCCGCCATGGCATCAGACGAAGGCAAGCTTTTTGTTGGAGGGCTGAGTTTTGACACCAATGAGCAGTCGCTGGAGCAGGTCTTCTCAAAATACGGACAGATCTCTGAAG TGGTGGTTGTGAAAGACAGGGAGACCCAGAGATCTCGGGGATTTGGGTTTGTCACCTTTGAGAACATTGACGACGCCAAGGATGCCATGATGGCCATGAACGGGAAG TCTGTAGATGGGCGACAGATCCGAGTAGACCAGGCAGGCAAGTCGTCAGACAACCGATCCCGTGGGTACCGTGGTGGCTCTGCCGGGGGCCGGGGCTTCTTCCGTGGGGGCCGAGGACGGGGCCGTGGGTTCTCTAGAG GAGGAGGAGACCGAGGCTATGGGGGGAACCGGTTCGAGTCCAGGAGTGGGGGCTACGGTGGCTCCAGAGACTACTATAGCAG CCGGAGTCAGAGTGGTGGCTACAGTGACCGGAGCTCGGGCGGGTCCTATAGAGACAGTTACGACAGTTACG CTACACACAACGAGTAA
- the CIRBP gene encoding cold-inducible RNA-binding protein isoform X5, which yields MASDEGKLFVGGLSFDTNEQSLEQVFSKYGQISEVVVVKDRETQRSRGFGFVTFENIDDAKDAMMAMNGKSVDGRQIRVDQAGKSSDNRSRGYRGGSAGGRGFFRGGRGRGRGFSRGGGDRGYGGNRFESRSGGYGGSRDYYSSRSQSGGYSDRSSGGSYRDSYDSYATHNE from the exons ATGGCATCAGACGAAGGCAAGCTTTTTGTTGGAGGGCTGAGTTTTGACACCAATGAGCAGTCGCTGGAGCAGGTCTTCTCAAAATACGGACAGATCTCTGAAG TGGTGGTTGTGAAAGACAGGGAGACCCAGAGATCTCGGGGATTTGGGTTTGTCACCTTTGAGAACATTGACGACGCCAAGGATGCCATGATGGCCATGAACGGGAAG TCTGTAGATGGGCGACAGATCCGAGTAGACCAGGCAGGCAAGTCGTCAGACAACCGATCCCGTGGGTACCGTGGTGGCTCTGCCGGGGGCCGGGGCTTCTTCCGTGGGGGCCGAGGACGGGGCCGTGGGTTCTCTAGAG GAGGAGGAGACCGAGGCTATGGGGGGAACCGGTTCGAGTCCAGGAGTGGGGGCTACGGTGGCTCCAGAGACTACTATAGCAG CCGGAGTCAGAGTGGTGGCTACAGTGACCGGAGCTCGGGCGGGTCCTATAGAGACAGTTACGACAGTTACG CTACACACAACGAGTAA
- the CIRBP gene encoding cold-inducible RNA-binding protein isoform X1 has protein sequence MQHLLLSSGDSRVPGPFPSFRKQEAASPASTQAAMASDEGKLFVGGLSFDTNEQSLEQVFSKYGQISEVVVVKDRETQRSRGFGFVTFENIDDAKDAMMAMNGKSVDGRQIRVDQAGKSSDNRSRGYRGGSAGGRGFFRGGRGRGRGFSRGGGDRGYGGNRFESRSGGYGGSRDYYSSRSQSGGYSDRSSGGSYRDSYDSYGKSRSEGATLLWPAVGARFTLAPSPSTLGWTLRSCHCACL, from the exons ATGCAGCATCTGTTGCTAAGCAGTGGGGACTCCAGAGTCCCCGGACCTTTTCCCAGTTTCAGAAAGCAGGAGGCTGCATCCCCAGCCTCCACGCAG GCCGCCATGGCATCAGACGAAGGCAAGCTTTTTGTTGGAGGGCTGAGTTTTGACACCAATGAGCAGTCGCTGGAGCAGGTCTTCTCAAAATACGGACAGATCTCTGAAG TGGTGGTTGTGAAAGACAGGGAGACCCAGAGATCTCGGGGATTTGGGTTTGTCACCTTTGAGAACATTGACGACGCCAAGGATGCCATGATGGCCATGAACGGGAAG TCTGTAGATGGGCGACAGATCCGAGTAGACCAGGCAGGCAAGTCGTCAGACAACCGATCCCGTGGGTACCGTGGTGGCTCTGCCGGGGGCCGGGGCTTCTTCCGTGGGGGCCGAGGACGGGGCCGTGGGTTCTCTAGAG GAGGAGGAGACCGAGGCTATGGGGGGAACCGGTTCGAGTCCAGGAGTGGGGGCTACGGTGGCTCCAGAGACTACTATAGCAG CCGGAGTCAGAGTGGTGGCTACAGTGACCGGAGCTCGGGCGGGTCCTATAGAGACAGTTACGACAGTTACGGTAAGTCACGCTCCGAGGGTGCCACGCTGCTGTGGCCTGCGGTGGGAGCTCGGTTCACCTTGGCACCTTCTCCAAGCACTTTAGGCTGGACACTCAGATCTTGTCACTGCGCTTGCCTGTAA
- the CIRBP gene encoding cold-inducible RNA-binding protein isoform X2 — MASDEGKLFVGGLSFDTNEQSLEQVFSKYGQISEVVVVKDRETQRSRGFGFVTFENIDDAKDAMMAMNGKSVDGRQIRVDQAGKSSDNRSRGYRGGSAGGRGFFRGGRGRGRGFSRGGGDRGYGGNRFESRSGGYGGSRDYYSSRSQSGGYSDRSSGGSYRDSYDSYGKSRSEGATLLWPAVGARFTLAPSPSTLGWTLRSCHCACL; from the exons ATGGCATCAGACGAAGGCAAGCTTTTTGTTGGAGGGCTGAGTTTTGACACCAATGAGCAGTCGCTGGAGCAGGTCTTCTCAAAATACGGACAGATCTCTGAAG TGGTGGTTGTGAAAGACAGGGAGACCCAGAGATCTCGGGGATTTGGGTTTGTCACCTTTGAGAACATTGACGACGCCAAGGATGCCATGATGGCCATGAACGGGAAG TCTGTAGATGGGCGACAGATCCGAGTAGACCAGGCAGGCAAGTCGTCAGACAACCGATCCCGTGGGTACCGTGGTGGCTCTGCCGGGGGCCGGGGCTTCTTCCGTGGGGGCCGAGGACGGGGCCGTGGGTTCTCTAGAG GAGGAGGAGACCGAGGCTATGGGGGGAACCGGTTCGAGTCCAGGAGTGGGGGCTACGGTGGCTCCAGAGACTACTATAGCAG CCGGAGTCAGAGTGGTGGCTACAGTGACCGGAGCTCGGGCGGGTCCTATAGAGACAGTTACGACAGTTACGGTAAGTCACGCTCCGAGGGTGCCACGCTGCTGTGGCCTGCGGTGGGAGCTCGGTTCACCTTGGCACCTTCTCCAAGCACTTTAGGCTGGACACTCAGATCTTGTCACTGCGCTTGCCTGTAA
- the CIRBP gene encoding cold-inducible RNA-binding protein isoform X4, with protein sequence MQHLLLSSGDSRVPGPFPSFRKQEAASPASTQAAMASDEGKLFVGGLSFDTNEQSLEQVFSKYGQISEVVVVKDRETQRSRGFGFVTFENIDDAKDAMMAMNGKSVDGRQIRVDQAGKSSDNRSRGYRGGSAGGRGFFRGGRGRGRGFSRGGGDRGYGGNRFESRSGGYGGSRDYYSSRSQSGGYSDRSSGGSYRDSYDSYG encoded by the exons ATGCAGCATCTGTTGCTAAGCAGTGGGGACTCCAGAGTCCCCGGACCTTTTCCCAGTTTCAGAAAGCAGGAGGCTGCATCCCCAGCCTCCACGCAG GCCGCCATGGCATCAGACGAAGGCAAGCTTTTTGTTGGAGGGCTGAGTTTTGACACCAATGAGCAGTCGCTGGAGCAGGTCTTCTCAAAATACGGACAGATCTCTGAAG TGGTGGTTGTGAAAGACAGGGAGACCCAGAGATCTCGGGGATTTGGGTTTGTCACCTTTGAGAACATTGACGACGCCAAGGATGCCATGATGGCCATGAACGGGAAG TCTGTAGATGGGCGACAGATCCGAGTAGACCAGGCAGGCAAGTCGTCAGACAACCGATCCCGTGGGTACCGTGGTGGCTCTGCCGGGGGCCGGGGCTTCTTCCGTGGGGGCCGAGGACGGGGCCGTGGGTTCTCTAGAG GAGGAGGAGACCGAGGCTATGGGGGGAACCGGTTCGAGTCCAGGAGTGGGGGCTACGGTGGCTCCAGAGACTACTATAGCAG CCGGAGTCAGAGTGGTGGCTACAGTGACCGGAGCTCGGGCGGGTCCTATAGAGACAGTTACGACAGTTACG